From Thiomicrospira sp. XS5, one genomic window encodes:
- the mobI gene encoding conjugative transfer protein MobI(A/C), producing MHLKNIEIMREALKAEYEDIETRANMLSELFWEHRSDMVENKVSEQLPLLGCRVHKSNGALRMNWFYYRFYKDSSQKTRRTNIHIKKGQKSNMYSLNKLFAKCLLNEKDLVKHVETEFAKLRERLKVIQNIKRNLTLYEKASGRVN from the coding sequence ATGCATTTAAAAAATATTGAGATTATGCGCGAAGCTTTGAAGGCCGAATATGAAGATATTGAAACCCGGGCAAATATGTTGAGTGAACTCTTTTGGGAGCATCGAAGTGACATGGTGGAGAACAAGGTTAGTGAGCAGCTCCCTTTGCTAGGCTGTCGTGTTCATAAGTCAAATGGTGCGTTAAGAATGAATTGGTTCTATTACCGGTTTTACAAAGACAGTTCTCAAAAGACGCGACGAACAAATATACATATTAAAAAAGGCCAAAAATCGAATATGTATTCTCTCAACAAGTTGTTTGCAAAATGTTTATTGAATGAGAAGGATTTGGTTAAACACGTTGAGACAGAGTTTGCGAAATTGCGCGAACGCTTAAAGGTTATTCAAAATATTAAACGAAATTTAACGCTGTATGAAAAGGCATCGGGTCGGGTTAATTAG
- a CDS encoding recombinase family protein produces MFIGYARVSTQDQNLELQQDALEKEGCEQTFQEKITGKNKERPELETCMKMLRDGDVLVVWKLDRLARSLKDLIEIVSELESRGVGFKSLTESIDTTSPGGKLIFHIFGALSEFEHSLIRERTLEGLKAARARGRKGGRKPAMNRSDVQKAAAMLKDPLITKTEVAKHFGVSRLTLNKSLNREGYDGLPERNKSI; encoded by the coding sequence ATGTTCATAGGTTATGCACGCGTCAGTACACAGGATCAAAACTTGGAGCTTCAACAGGATGCTTTAGAGAAAGAGGGTTGTGAGCAAACTTTCCAGGAAAAAATCACCGGCAAGAATAAAGAGCGCCCTGAGCTTGAAACTTGCATGAAAATGCTAAGGGACGGGGATGTTTTGGTCGTCTGGAAGCTTGATCGTCTTGCTCGCTCCCTCAAAGATCTTATTGAGATCGTCTCAGAGCTTGAGTCCAGGGGTGTAGGCTTTAAATCACTGACCGAATCCATTGATACCACCTCTCCTGGTGGGAAATTAATCTTTCATATTTTTGGTGCACTGTCAGAGTTTGAGCATAGTCTGATTAGAGAAAGAACCCTTGAAGGGCTTAAGGCGGCAAGAGCTAGAGGGCGTAAAGGTGGCAGAAAGCCAGCTATGAATCGTTCTGATGTCCAAAAGGCGGCCGCTATGCTTAAAGATCCTCTAATCACCAAAACCGAAGTGGCAAAACATTTCGGGGTTAGTCGGCTGACATTAAATAAATCCCTTAATAGAGAAGGGTATGATGGACTCCCAGAGAGAAATAAATCTATATAA
- a CDS encoding type I restriction-modification system subunit M — protein MNKQQLAAKIWESANQMRSKIEANEYKDYILGFMFYKYLSDQTVAFAEKQGLSGEDLKQLTEDDEETVEYFKSNMGYFIAYDNLFSTWIAQGKDFEVANVRNALSAFNRLINAKHKKLFDGIFTTLETGLSKLGDTAQKQTKAISQLIHLIQDIPTDGRQGYDVLGFVYEYLISMFAANAGKKAGEFYTPHEISVLKSELIAHHLKDNDEIKIFDPCSGSGSLLINIGESVAKHIDDKNNIQYYAQELKENTYNLTRMNLIMRGILVENITTRNGDTLEDDWPYFDESDPEGTYDPLYVDAVVSNPPYSQSWDPAHKEADPRYAKFGLAPKTKADFAFLLHDLYHLKPKGIMTIVLPHGVLFRGGDEAEIRKNLIEANHIDAIIGLPANIFFGTGIPTIIIVLKKTRDNEDVLIVDASKHFTKVGKNNLLKASDIKRIVDTVVERKSVDKFSRKVTRQEIRDNGYNLNIPRYVDSSEPSESWDIYASMFGGIPKHEIDTLNHFWQAFPSLRNALFENADDAYTQVKVDNIKTSITAHEDIQAFKATFNQAFADFHDYLTSQLIDGMSTLKITRQETILGKELFQRLAQVEPENSLIDKYEAYQLLDDEWQLIAPDLEMIQTEGVSTIKVVEPNLVIKKKNGKDHEVQEGWKGRILPFELVQKALLPTEVEKIEALESRLAEVSSELESAFESLNEEDKERDAVNEGQTAFVAAGVKKEAKQVKADIKAGETYPDDSYEIIVVKVEALMAEEKAKKAELKKEAAALHLLTKETIEKLSDEQANELVELKWIKPLVDSINQLPDNLINSLANKVTALAEKYATTYKEVVEQIDETQQALSEMIDDLEGGEFDMAGLAEFQALLKGNV, from the coding sequence ATGAATAAACAGCAATTAGCCGCAAAAATTTGGGAATCCGCGAACCAGATGCGTTCAAAAATCGAAGCTAATGAATATAAGGATTATATTTTGGGCTTTATGTTCTACAAATATTTGAGTGATCAGACGGTGGCTTTTGCTGAGAAGCAAGGTTTGTCGGGCGAAGATTTAAAGCAACTGACCGAAGATGACGAAGAAACCGTTGAATACTTCAAATCCAATATGGGTTACTTTATTGCCTATGATAATCTTTTTTCGACTTGGATTGCACAAGGCAAAGATTTTGAAGTTGCCAACGTTCGAAATGCTTTATCTGCCTTTAACCGCTTAATCAATGCTAAACACAAAAAGCTATTTGATGGCATCTTTACTACGTTAGAAACGGGTCTGAGTAAACTGGGCGATACCGCGCAGAAGCAAACCAAGGCGATTAGTCAGCTTATTCATCTAATTCAAGATATACCGACCGATGGAAGGCAAGGCTATGACGTACTGGGGTTTGTGTATGAATACCTAATCAGTATGTTTGCTGCAAATGCAGGAAAAAAAGCAGGCGAATTTTATACGCCGCACGAAATTTCGGTTCTGAAAAGTGAGCTAATTGCCCACCACCTTAAAGATAATGATGAAATCAAAATCTTTGACCCGTGCAGTGGTTCGGGGTCTTTGCTGATTAACATTGGTGAAAGTGTCGCCAAGCACATTGACGATAAAAACAATATCCAATACTACGCTCAGGAACTCAAAGAAAACACCTATAACCTAACCCGTATGAATCTGATCATGCGCGGGATTTTGGTGGAGAATATCACCACACGTAATGGTGATACGCTAGAAGACGACTGGCCGTATTTTGATGAATCTGACCCAGAAGGCACTTATGACCCGCTTTATGTGGATGCAGTGGTTTCTAACCCGCCTTATTCCCAATCATGGGATCCAGCCCACAAAGAAGCCGACCCACGTTATGCAAAGTTTGGTTTAGCCCCGAAAACCAAAGCGGATTTTGCTTTCCTATTACACGACCTGTATCACCTTAAACCAAAAGGCATTATGACCATCGTTTTACCGCATGGTGTACTTTTCCGTGGCGGTGATGAAGCCGAGATTCGCAAAAATCTCATTGAAGCCAATCACATTGATGCCATTATCGGTTTACCAGCCAATATTTTCTTTGGTACAGGAATTCCGACCATCATCATCGTGTTAAAGAAAACGCGTGATAATGAAGATGTGCTCATTGTTGATGCGTCAAAACACTTTACCAAAGTCGGTAAAAACAATTTGCTCAAAGCGTCGGATATTAAGCGCATTGTCGATACCGTCGTTGAGCGAAAAAGCGTCGATAAATTCTCCAGAAAAGTCACACGACAGGAAATTCGGGATAACGGCTATAACTTAAATATTCCACGTTATGTGGATTCTTCAGAGCCATCCGAAAGTTGGGATATTTATGCCTCCATGTTTGGGGGGATTCCAAAACATGAAATCGACACCCTTAATCACTTCTGGCAAGCCTTCCCATCACTTCGTAATGCCCTTTTTGAAAACGCAGACGATGCCTATACCCAAGTCAAGGTTGATAATATTAAAACCAGCATTACAGCGCATGAGGACATTCAGGCGTTCAAAGCGACATTTAACCAAGCTTTTGCCGATTTTCATGACTACCTCACATCGCAACTGATTGACGGTATGAGCACCCTTAAAATCACACGCCAAGAAACTATTTTAGGCAAGGAACTTTTCCAGCGTTTAGCTCAGGTTGAGCCTGAGAATTCACTAATTGACAAATATGAAGCCTATCAGCTCTTGGATGATGAATGGCAACTCATCGCTCCAGATTTAGAGATGATTCAAACCGAAGGCGTATCGACGATTAAAGTGGTTGAGCCAAACCTTGTCATTAAAAAGAAAAATGGAAAAGACCATGAAGTTCAAGAGGGTTGGAAAGGACGAATTTTACCGTTTGAGCTAGTGCAAAAAGCTTTATTACCGACTGAAGTAGAAAAGATTGAAGCATTGGAATCACGACTTGCAGAAGTTTCATCCGAATTAGAATCCGCTTTTGAATCCTTAAATGAAGAAGATAAAGAACGCGATGCGGTCAATGAGGGGCAAACCGCCTTTGTTGCCGCAGGGGTTAAAAAAGAAGCCAAACAAGTTAAAGCAGACATTAAAGCGGGAGAAACTTATCCAGATGACAGTTATGAAATAATTGTCGTTAAAGTCGAAGCCTTAATGGCAGAAGAAAAGGCCAAAAAAGCCGAACTGAAAAAAGAAGCGGCAGCTTTGCACCTGCTGACCAAAGAAACCATAGAGAAACTAAGCGATGAGCAAGCCAATGAACTGGTGGAACTAAAGTGGATTAAACCACTGGTGGATTCCATTAATCAACTGCCTGATAACCTTATTAACAGCCTCGCCAATAAAGTGACTGCTTTGGCAGAAAAATACGCCACCACTTACAAAGAAGTGGTTGAGCAGATCGATGAAACGCAACAAGCTCTATCTGAAATGATCGATGACCTAGAAGGCGGTGAATTTGATATGGCAGGCCTGGCGGAATTTCAGGCTTTGCTTAAGGGGAATGTGTGA
- a CDS encoding restriction endonuclease subunit S: protein MAETKSVPDVRFKGFPNVWTQKFIHEVANRYDNLRVPVSASNRISGSTPYYGANGVQDYVSGYTHDGEFVLLAEDGANDLNNYPVVYVNGKVWVNNHAHVLQGMEEKLDNLFLKSVFSSVNFEPFLVGGGRAKLNAEVMMNINLNIPQEITEQKAIGTFFKNLDSQITHKQRKLDKLMTLKKAMLEKLFPKEGADKPEIRFKGFSGTWELKSLGELIDIRSAARVHKEQWTLEGVPFFRTSDVIATHKEQENTKAYISSTVYEELIAKIGKVKKNDLLITGGGSIGVPFLIKNNNPLYFKDADLLWLKNDDKFDGYFLYTFFFSSTFRKHIKNISHIGTIAHYTIEQAKATPIKTCSKQEQKAIGSYFKQLDNLITLQKTELTKLKQIKSACLEKMFV from the coding sequence ATGGCTGAAACTAAAAGTGTTCCTGATGTTCGGTTTAAAGGTTTTCCAAACGTTTGGACTCAAAAGTTTATTCATGAAGTAGCTAACCGATATGACAATCTGAGAGTTCCTGTTTCTGCTTCTAATCGTATATCTGGCTCAACTCCATATTATGGTGCTAATGGTGTTCAAGATTATGTGAGTGGATATACACACGATGGTGAGTTTGTTTTGTTAGCAGAAGATGGCGCGAATGATTTAAACAACTATCCTGTTGTTTATGTAAATGGCAAAGTTTGGGTCAATAACCATGCCCATGTTCTTCAAGGCATGGAGGAAAAGCTAGATAATTTATTTTTAAAAAGTGTTTTTTCAAGTGTTAATTTTGAACCATTTCTTGTCGGTGGTGGAAGAGCAAAACTAAACGCTGAGGTTATGATGAATATTAATCTTAATATTCCTCAAGAAATTACCGAACAAAAAGCAATCGGAACATTCTTTAAAAACCTCGATAGCCAAATCACACATAAACAGCGCAAGCTGGATAAGTTGATGACCTTAAAAAAAGCCATGCTGGAAAAGCTCTTTCCCAAAGAAGGTGCCGATAAACCTGAAATTCGATTTAAAGGGTTTTCGGGGACTTGGGAACTAAAATCTTTGGGTGAGTTAATTGATATAAGGTCTGCTGCACGAGTTCATAAAGAGCAATGGACCCTTGAAGGTGTGCCTTTTTTCAGAACAAGTGATGTTATTGCCACTCATAAAGAGCAAGAAAACACTAAAGCATACATTTCTTCGACAGTTTATGAAGAGTTAATAGCGAAAATAGGCAAAGTAAAAAAGAATGACCTACTAATAACAGGTGGCGGTTCAATTGGCGTTCCATTTCTAATAAAGAACAATAATCCTCTCTACTTTAAAGATGCGGATTTACTTTGGTTGAAAAATGACGACAAATTTGATGGGTATTTTTTATATACATTCTTCTTTAGTTCAACATTTAGAAAACACATCAAAAACATATCCCATATTGGAACCATAGCCCACTATACAATTGAACAGGCAAAAGCTACGCCAATTAAGACTTGTTCTAAACAGGAACAAAAAGCCATTGGTTCATATTTCAAACAACTAGACAACCTAATCACTCTCCAAAAAACCGAACTCACCAAGCTCAAGCAAATCAAATCGGCTTGTTTAGAAAAGATGTTTGTATAG
- a CDS encoding type I restriction endonuclease subunit R, with the protein MTFSTEAAFEEALINTLTQKGWEDKVIKNPTEADLLQNWSDILFENNRHIDSLGDYPLTDGEMQQIIEQINELKTPLKLNGFINGKSVSIVRDNEDDALHFGKEISLSIYDRQEIAGGKSRYQIVQQPKFKASSKILNDRRGDLMLLINGMPVFHIELKKSGVPVSQAYHQIEKYSAEGIFSGLFSLVQIFVAMTPEESVYFANAGPDGKFNKDFYFNWADFNNEPIQQWDKVASSLLSIPMAHQLIGFYTVADGSDGVLKVMRSYQYYAANAISDKVSKADWEQNNIRGGFIWHTTGSGKTMTSFKAAQLIANSKDADKVVFLMDRIELGTQSYDEYSNFANDDESVQETKSTYELISKLKSSESDDTLIVTSIQKMSNIQDEEGGLNKHDLEVMNSKRVVFIVDEAHRSTFGDMMTTIKQAFPNAMFFGFTGTPINDENKKKDSMTSTVFGDELHRYTIADGIRDKNVLGFDIYKVLTYKDKEIRKAVALEQAKAKTESEAFADQKKKAIYLKFLNDVQMAGFKNDNDKYIKGIEDYIPNVQYDREEHRDQVVEDIFDNWVTLSQAGKFHAMLATRSIPEAIEYYRLIKQKMPELNITALFDPNIDNGGGVKFKQDGLVEILEDYNGLYDMDFSLATHGKFKKDISNRLSHKKPYQGISQTPKAQLDLLIVVDQMLTGFDSKWVNTLYLDKLMRYEDIIQAFSRTNRLFGPDKPFGTIRYYRYPHSMERNINDAVKSYSGDKPVMLFVEQLDKNLIKMNQAFADIAELFKNADIDDFSTLPTEKADRGQFAKLFNQLNIYLEAARVQGFVWDKLTYEFEEEEAQDKYSVSLDFDENTYLILALRYKELFSESGGGGDESIPYDINGYLTEIDTGRIDNDYMNNNFEKYLRVLDFEGATEEEIEATLNELHKSFATLTQEEQKYANIFLNDVQRGQVKLDASKTFRDYISEYQTTAKDHQVNHLCELLGLDKEKLITLMQATDFAEKPNVGGRFDALKATVDEAKAKAYFESLEGVTIPIFKLNIRIHNLLEKFVIEGGFEVDEQ; encoded by the coding sequence ATGACATTTAGCACGGAAGCCGCATTTGAAGAAGCCTTAATAAACACCCTAACTCAAAAAGGCTGGGAAGATAAAGTTATTAAAAACCCCACAGAAGCAGACCTACTCCAAAACTGGTCAGATATTCTGTTTGAAAATAATCGTCACATTGATTCATTGGGCGATTACCCTTTAACTGATGGCGAAATGCAGCAGATTATTGAGCAAATCAATGAGCTAAAAACACCGCTTAAACTCAATGGCTTTATTAACGGTAAGTCGGTCAGTATTGTGCGAGATAACGAAGACGATGCTTTGCATTTTGGTAAAGAAATCAGCCTAAGCATTTACGACCGTCAAGAAATTGCAGGCGGTAAAAGTCGTTACCAGATTGTGCAGCAACCAAAATTTAAAGCCAGTTCCAAAATTCTCAATGACCGTCGTGGTGATTTAATGTTGCTAATTAACGGTATGCCTGTTTTTCACATTGAATTAAAAAAAAGCGGTGTGCCAGTCAGCCAAGCCTATCACCAAATCGAGAAATACTCAGCAGAAGGCATTTTTAGTGGCTTATTTTCATTGGTACAAATCTTTGTGGCGATGACCCCAGAAGAATCGGTGTATTTTGCCAATGCTGGACCTGATGGCAAGTTTAATAAAGACTTTTATTTCAATTGGGCAGACTTTAACAATGAGCCGATTCAACAGTGGGATAAGGTGGCATCTTCATTATTGTCGATTCCAATGGCACACCAGTTAATTGGCTTTTATACCGTGGCCGATGGTTCGGATGGTGTGCTGAAAGTCATGCGTAGCTATCAGTATTATGCGGCCAATGCCATTTCCGACAAGGTATCTAAAGCGGATTGGGAGCAGAATAATATTCGTGGTGGATTTATCTGGCACACGACGGGGTCTGGTAAAACCATGACCAGCTTTAAGGCTGCTCAGCTCATTGCCAATTCCAAAGATGCCGATAAGGTTGTGTTCTTAATGGACCGCATTGAACTAGGTACACAGTCATATGATGAATATTCTAATTTCGCAAATGACGATGAATCTGTTCAAGAAACAAAAAGTACCTATGAATTAATTTCTAAACTGAAAAGTAGTGAATCTGATGACACACTAATTGTTACCTCTATTCAAAAAATGAGCAATATCCAAGATGAAGAAGGAGGACTTAATAAGCATGATTTAGAGGTAATGAATAGCAAGCGAGTTGTGTTTATTGTTGATGAGGCACACCGTTCAACCTTTGGCGATATGATGACGACCATTAAGCAAGCTTTTCCTAATGCCATGTTCTTTGGTTTCACTGGAACGCCTATCAACGATGAAAACAAGAAAAAAGACAGTATGACCTCTACCGTCTTTGGTGATGAGTTACATCGTTACACCATTGCAGACGGGATTCGGGATAAAAATGTTCTTGGCTTCGATATTTATAAAGTCCTAACTTACAAAGACAAAGAGATTCGGAAAGCCGTTGCATTAGAGCAGGCTAAAGCGAAAACAGAATCCGAAGCTTTCGCTGACCAAAAAAAGAAAGCAATTTATCTGAAATTTTTGAATGACGTCCAAATGGCGGGCTTTAAGAATGACAACGACAAATACATCAAAGGCATTGAGGACTATATCCCAAATGTGCAATATGACCGTGAAGAGCACCGAGATCAAGTTGTAGAAGACATTTTTGATAATTGGGTAACATTGAGTCAGGCAGGAAAGTTTCATGCAATGCTGGCGACCAGAAGTATCCCTGAAGCGATTGAATACTACCGATTAATTAAGCAAAAAATGCCAGAGTTAAATATCACGGCTTTATTTGACCCAAATATCGACAACGGAGGTGGCGTTAAGTTTAAGCAAGATGGGTTGGTAGAAATTCTAGAAGACTACAATGGACTTTATGACATGGACTTTTCGTTAGCTACGCACGGCAAGTTTAAGAAAGATATTTCAAACCGTTTATCGCATAAAAAGCCTTATCAAGGTATCAGTCAAACACCAAAAGCACAGCTGGATTTATTGATTGTAGTAGACCAAATGTTGACGGGTTTTGACTCGAAATGGGTTAATACGCTGTATCTGGATAAGCTGATGCGCTATGAAGACATTATTCAGGCATTCTCACGAACTAACCGTTTATTCGGCCCAGACAAGCCTTTTGGCACGATTCGCTACTATCGTTACCCGCATTCAATGGAACGCAACATCAATGATGCGGTAAAGTCATATTCAGGTGATAAACCTGTGATGTTATTCGTGGAACAGCTCGATAAAAACCTCATCAAAATGAATCAAGCATTTGCCGACATTGCTGAACTATTCAAGAATGCTGATATTGATGATTTTTCCACGCTGCCAACTGAAAAAGCCGATAGAGGCCAATTTGCTAAGCTTTTTAATCAATTAAATATTTACCTTGAAGCGGCAAGAGTTCAAGGGTTTGTCTGGGACAAGCTAACTTATGAGTTTGAAGAGGAAGAGGCTCAAGACAAGTATAGTGTTTCGTTGGATTTTGATGAAAACACCTACCTCATTTTAGCCCTACGTTACAAAGAACTATTTAGTGAGTCAGGCGGTGGCGGTGATGAAAGTATTCCTTACGATATTAACGGCTACCTGACCGAAATCGATACTGGGCGCATTGATAACGATTACATGAACAACAACTTTGAGAAATATCTTCGTGTTTTAGATTTTGAAGGTGCGACCGAAGAAGAAATTGAAGCGACCCTGAATGAGCTACATAAGTCCTTCGCAACCCTGACCCAAGAAGAACAGAAATACGCCAATATCTTCCTAAACGACGTTCAGCGTGGACAGGTTAAGCTCGATGCTAGTAAGACATTCAGAGACTATATATCGGAATATCAAACCACCGCCAAAGATCACCAAGTGAATCATCTCTGTGAGCTATTAGGCTTAGACAAAGAAAAGCTAATAACACTCATGCAGGCCACAGACTTTGCTGAGAAACCCAATGTTGGCGGTAGGTTTGATGCGTTAAAAGCGACAGTTGATGAGGCTAAAGCTAAAGCTTACTTTGAATCTCTTGAAGGCGTCACAATCCCTATATTTAAGCTTAATATCCGAATCCATAATTTGCTAGAAAAATTTGTGATTGAAGGTGGGTTTGAAGTTGATGAACAGTAG
- a CDS encoding HipA domain-containing protein, whose translation MSSHLEVIQQVLRYDNLSSSAIAKATGLSQPTVSRALKKLPVVKLGAGRGTVFAWVEAKEPEPLYEIDETGDVFHFGDLYRQPESRTLLVREKSHIAYDGLPFYFYDAVPSGFLGAIHLKQIVDKDQRLTTKSQDWSDLQIWHYMTNYGEDLTGSLVLGSRMAQLASTKTYPVVERGDYGRIAGAINRSPDNMGSSIAGEQPKFTVYDGNHHLIVKYSPRFSEDNPVAMRHRDLMVCEHLALNTLRANGVKASEAALYQDDRLYLEVKRFDRNGLYGRKGMASLKVIDAEYTGVNGTWPQIAQALLRQKILTEKDVYDVEVAYAFGRYIANSDMHNGNFSFFMERLELVGATPVYDMLPMVYMPVQGELRTPELTVPRFIDVSNDAKDKALAIAVEFWNHVMAHDLISNDFKKTVKPFFESLIRKEGG comes from the coding sequence ATGTCCAGTCACTTAGAAGTTATCCAGCAGGTACTCAGGTATGACAACCTGAGTTCGTCCGCCATTGCAAAAGCAACCGGTTTGAGCCAACCTACCGTTAGTCGTGCTTTGAAAAAACTGCCGGTCGTCAAGTTAGGTGCTGGGCGTGGGACTGTGTTTGCATGGGTTGAGGCGAAAGAACCTGAGCCTTTATACGAAATCGATGAAACAGGCGACGTTTTTCATTTTGGCGACCTTTACCGTCAACCGGAGAGTCGAACCTTGCTGGTGCGGGAAAAGAGCCATATCGCTTATGATGGCTTACCATTTTATTTTTATGATGCCGTACCCTCTGGCTTTTTAGGCGCGATTCACCTGAAACAGATCGTTGACAAGGATCAACGGCTGACGACGAAAAGTCAGGACTGGTCAGATTTACAAATTTGGCACTATATGACGAATTATGGTGAAGACCTGACGGGGAGTTTGGTCCTGGGAAGCCGAATGGCGCAATTGGCGTCAACGAAAACTTATCCAGTGGTGGAGAGAGGGGATTATGGTCGAATCGCAGGTGCAATCAACCGGTCCCCCGATAACATGGGGTCTTCTATCGCGGGCGAACAACCTAAGTTCACTGTGTACGATGGAAATCATCACTTAATCGTTAAGTATTCCCCCAGGTTTTCTGAAGATAATCCTGTCGCAATGCGGCACCGTGATCTCATGGTTTGTGAGCACTTGGCATTGAACACCTTGCGCGCAAATGGCGTGAAAGCTTCTGAAGCCGCCTTGTACCAAGATGACCGTCTTTACCTGGAAGTGAAACGGTTTGACCGAAACGGGTTGTATGGGCGCAAAGGTATGGCTTCATTGAAAGTCATTGATGCCGAGTATACGGGGGTTAATGGTACCTGGCCGCAGATTGCACAAGCCTTATTGCGACAGAAGATTCTGACGGAGAAAGATGTGTATGATGTTGAAGTCGCTTATGCCTTTGGCCGTTATATCGCTAACTCCGATATGCATAACGGAAACTTTTCGTTTTTTATGGAACGTTTAGAGTTGGTGGGTGCCACACCTGTGTATGACATGCTGCCAATGGTGTATATGCCTGTGCAAGGCGAGTTGCGAACCCCGGAATTAACGGTGCCGCGTTTTATTGATGTGTCGAATGATGCAAAGGATAAGGCACTTGCTATAGCGGTTGAGTTTTGGAATCACGTGATGGCGCATGATCTTATTTCAAATGATTTTAAGAAAACTGTTAAACCATTTTTTGAAAGTCTAATAAGAAAAGAGGGCGGGTAA
- a CDS encoding type II secretion system protein N, protein MIPRFNSAFSVSKVRSVLQWLLFIVLAWLAGELVANQLSSVQPPSLPVLKKASQAANVNGQPSFLFGDFKAALDQESEATANLKALKETRLNIKLVGVIDYPNHGLALVQRGAKSEVYGVGDEIQSGVTLLSVLGDQAIILNRGVQERLALEGVNNQLLQSSNASQARNAGKASSQPARLTEIGRQLKRSPMSISQYLRFEPINQGGQWVAVKIWSKSDQALFRSLGFEEGDRVTLINGKTIDEMAKNPALWREFLNESKMDLTVERNGVPETVAVQFGS, encoded by the coding sequence TTGATACCTCGTTTTAACTCGGCGTTTTCCGTTTCCAAAGTCCGTTCCGTGTTGCAGTGGTTGTTGTTTATTGTGTTGGCCTGGCTGGCTGGAGAGTTGGTTGCGAACCAACTTAGTAGCGTACAGCCGCCATCATTGCCTGTGCTTAAAAAGGCATCTCAGGCGGCTAATGTGAATGGTCAGCCGTCGTTTTTATTTGGCGATTTCAAAGCGGCCTTAGACCAAGAATCGGAAGCGACGGCCAATTTGAAAGCGTTAAAGGAAACGAGGCTTAACATCAAGTTGGTCGGAGTAATCGATTATCCGAATCATGGCTTGGCTTTGGTTCAGCGAGGTGCCAAAAGTGAAGTTTATGGTGTGGGGGATGAGATTCAGTCGGGGGTTACACTATTAAGTGTGCTGGGTGATCAAGCCATTATTTTAAATCGTGGCGTTCAGGAAAGATTGGCTTTGGAAGGCGTGAATAACCAATTACTTCAATCCTCGAACGCATCTCAAGCTCGTAATGCTGGCAAAGCTTCCAGTCAACCGGCGCGTTTGACTGAAATCGGTCGGCAGCTCAAGCGTTCGCCCATGTCGATTTCCCAATATTTGCGGTTCGAACCGATTAATCAAGGCGGTCAATGGGTGGCGGTTAAAATCTGGTCGAAATCGGATCAAGCCTTATTCCGTTCGCTTGGGTTTGAAGAAGGTGATCGTGTGACGTTAATCAACGGTAAAACGATTGACGAAATGGCGAAAAACCCGGCCTTGTGGCGAGAGTTTTTAAATGAAAGCAAAATGGATTTGACG